The Nymphaea colorata isolate Beijing-Zhang1983 chromosome 5, ASM883128v2, whole genome shotgun sequence DNA segment GAGAAGCTAGGATGAGGAGGTCTTTCTTCAGTTGAGCAAGTCACTACATGACAGGGTCAAAAGGGCAATGCATGTTAGGGAAAAGCTGGAATTTTTTTGTCGCATCGGTCAAGctatactttcaaaatttgaacagGAGCTACTGGGTTTgtaatttgtaatttggtgccattaaaatcaaattgaatgaaaacccaattttgacaaaagtaGGCTTTGTAAAAGAGAGTAAACTACTGGGTTTGGACTGAGTGTAAGCTGaatgcagtatatatatatatatatatgtttgggGGTTGGGGGGTGGCCGACCAGTTCGGGAAGCGGCCGTCGCAGGGCAcctgatatattttttaaactttttagaGGGACCAAATTAAAAGAGCTCCCCTTGGCACTGCCCCTGATTGTTTGCTTTGCTAGCTGAAGCTGACTTTGTGGTAAAGATACAAACTAGCCTGAAAAAAAAGGTGCATGTGGGTCGGATTCAAAGGAGTTGGCTGGATGTCGGCTGCCTTGTCGCCGAGCATTGTTCAAATCTCATGGATATCAATTTTTTCCATTAGAGGTTTTCACAGCAGCTCTCAGGATGTTCAAGCCAAGatttcaaggaaagaaaaaaaagggcgTGCGgacagccaaaaatttctgactaAGGGGCActcttattttaaattttgaactttaaggggcactcttattttaaattttgaactttatgGGGCACTCATATATGTAGGGTGgtgcgggcaattgcccacaacaGCCATGTTCTACTGTTGGCCAAACAATAAGGTGAATGGGAGCCGGATCTAGTGGTGGAGAGAGCAGCCCATACAAGGCCAGTCATATTCTTTGGCTCATTTACTAGCCTCTATATGCAaatctctatctatctctctctctctctctctctctctctctctatctctatctcttaCTGATGGTTGGTGCAGGTCACTTATCCTTAAATAGCGATGTAGAGAGAGATATGGTGCATTTGTGCATCTTCCTTCACTgagttccttttcctttcttcatcaACTCAGTGGTAGTGGGGAGTTCCCCTTTACTAGGATGGGCCAACTGAGGCCCTTATACTTGTGTTTGTTGGTGCCTCTGTTGGTGCTGGTGGTTGAAGGGAAGGCTGCTTCATTCAGACACTATGTTCTGGTTCATGGTGCAGGTCATGGCGCCTGGTCCTGGTACAAGGTCCACAACCTCCTCCAAAGGGCTGGCCAAAATGTCACCAGCTTTGACCTCACCAGTGCCGGCATAGACCCGGCCGACGCCAACGCCGTTCTCACCTTTGAAGACTACAACAAGCCGCTTACCAATTTCCTCTCGGCCTTGCCGGACAATGAGAAGGTAAAATTTACGCCCTGCATggagctctctctctttgtttcgCTTTCAGGTGGATCAGAggcggagccacatatgggttgttcaatgtttctttatttttacattaacattttcaaatttttgttctgTTATATACATAGTGCCCCTTTGGAAATAGAAATCCATGAATGGGTGAAACTGGGCCGCTGCTCTCCCAGACTCTACCACTTTGTACCAACATTGCAAAAGGAGCTTAGTTTCTAATCTTAAAACTCTTGACTCTTTCCACTTGAAGATCTTAAACCCAACAGGATAGAACATTTCTCTTTTTATCTCTCTATTCAGAGTGCTTGTGGAAAATCGTGCATATTTATTGATCTCATTGCACTTGAGCCTCTACTTGTGcaatttgtgatatatatatatatatatatataaaattcaatcTTATTAGATACCCGATGTTACAAGATGACTAAAAATTACTGTTGCTACTAAAAAACCGTCATTACATTGACATTATTGATGGTTTAAGGTTTGGTGATAGTCTACGGCAACTTTAAAAATGATTCATAGTTcttttagtgacaaatttttaaattttagccatctTACAACTATTTTGTATTTGGCGGCACTGACTTttatcacacacacatatatgataATTCAAGGAGTTAGGTAGTTAAGTTCATGACCAGAGACTGTGCTTCTGATACTTCTAACCAATTTCTcgcaactttttttttgcaggTTGTGTTGGTCGGCCATAGTGCTAGTGGCCTATGCTTGACCCATGCCATTCACACTTTTGGGACCAAGAAAATAAGTAGTGCCGTGTTCGTCGCCGCAATCATGCTTAGGTCCGGGTTTGTGACCACTGAAGATGTCAAGATAGTATGTATTTCTCATCTTAGTCGAATTAATTAAACGagttaacaagttaaatgagttgattaaaagaaataaaacaggTTGACAaaaacaagttacatgagttgaGCTCTAGCTCAATGTTGTATATTCAGGCCGAGGTCGAGGTCGAGCCAGTTCTATTGAGCCAACTCGAGTtagagccgagctcaagctcaagtttttttagtcgagtcaagctcagtgagttgtgtgcagccctacttaaAGCCTTTTAAGTCCAAGGAGGTTTGATGTTGAAGGCTGATCAAAGCTTAGGTAAAATCTTCAATCTTAGTGAAAATCTTTCACCAcacaatctgaatatgaatccaaattcatgCATAAGCTTGGAGATCATGTCAGGGTCCAAATCAGATTCGACAAAGTATAACTTCAGTACTCAAATCCGAAATCCATGTGCTATTTGTGGATCAGATAACAGGTTACTGAAATCACAAAATTAATCATGTAGCATTTCATGTTGGATATTGGTCTGGATCTCAACACCCAATTTTAATTGTTAATCACTTTCTGAGCCAGATCCAAGACAAACCCAGATGTCCAATTTCATTCTAAATGTAGATCTGGGTGTTACATTAATAATCAAATCCAGGATCAGTGAAtaggatttgaatttgataataCTTGTAAGAGATAGACTAACTGTAGTAATCTAGCTGGCTTTTAATTATTAACAAATATTAATCGGTCTGTTCTTTTAACTTTCTGGGGATAAAAATTACAGGGCTTTCCAGATTTGAGCAAAGCAGTGCACCCTGTTTATGGAAAAGGGCCAAACAAGACTACGATCTTAACAAGCTTCTCATTCTTGCCGGAGATTATATTGCAAGTTCTTTACAATAGAAGCCCTCAGGAGGTATTTTTTTCCCCCAAGGAatcattttcccttcttttcattttcctttagtTGTGTTTCATGGTCTCGTATTTTAGGTCTGAGGCtacataaaaaggtgtgttttggaAGATCCTCAGTTTAAACGAACTGAAGAAGATCTTAGTAGCATGGATTTAATATCCATGCGACATATTAAAAACCTTGGACTTAAGGTCGGACGAAGGGTggtccgatcttaaatccaggGATCTAAGGTCCTAGAATATCAGATCACcacggatctgagatccatggtgaaacaaacacaacctttaaGCCACATGACTTGAATGAACTTTGTTCATAAATGCATTCATTATTTAAACTTAAAATGTCGTTGCTCCTATTTTACATGAAAGTGGCGATTTTATGAGAGGTCGACACCGCCCTCCTTTTGCTTGCCTAAAGGCCGTTGAAGCTAGACACCGGGCCGGGTCGCTGGCGGGTGTTTGATGAGGCTTGAATTGTGAAATTCTacaattaaaattctcatttttaatgaaaagagaattactttataagacaaaaaattatgattttggaATTATAGGTTTATTTAggttcattcttgaatcaacaCTCCTAAATTACGATTCCATCCTAAGGAGTGGAATTATGATTAAaaacttttagatttttttttatcaattgtCTAATTCAATCAATTCTagaatttcaattctttttttatcaaatacatcattttcaattctgaaatcAGAATTTAGAATACCAAACATGAAGGAAAAGTATAACTAAAGTTTTCGTTCCAATACCAGTCTAAGGTGGacttttgtttctagaattttaattctacaATCAAAATTGAAGGTTGCCAAACGTCCCCTTagcaaatattttctttttgccgtcttttttttttttgagaaatttattGGGAAACTGGTCAACTTTTGATGTATTTATAGAAAAATTGCCAAGCAtatgaaaaattacaaataaccgtctaaaatcataaaaaaaatttaaaacacatgttttatcaaacattaaaatatatttgaaaagtcCACTTTACCCCTAACCAAAATAGAGAACGATTTCATAGAAAGAGTTTTTTCACAATTCATAAATTCAGCCCTAATACAAATATAGAAAATGCCAGCtttatgaagaatttttcccaattcacaatttttttttgagggtcTGACCAAGATTTGGGCTTTCTTTTATGCGtgaatcattttaatatgttttaactttttcattttataaggAATATGTTTGTAATTTAGTTGAGGTCTAGCTAATG contains these protein-coding regions:
- the LOC116255084 gene encoding methylesterase 17-like, coding for MGQLRPLYLCLLVPLLVLVVEGKAASFRHYVLVHGAGHGAWSWYKVHNLLQRAGQNVTSFDLTSAGIDPADANAVLTFEDYNKPLTNFLSALPDNEKVVLVGHSASGLCLTHAIHTFGTKKISSAVFVAAIMLRSGFVTTEDVKIGFPDLSKAVHPVYGKGPNKTTILTSFSFLPEIILQVLYNRSPQEDVILASKLLKPVPAQPILLARFNSTSTSTSVDAVARVYVKTLMDRVIKQEMQEAMIKKWPPSKVVAINSDHCPFFSAPRRLVNILLNL